One genomic segment of Odocoileus virginianus isolate 20LAN1187 ecotype Illinois chromosome 17, Ovbor_1.2, whole genome shotgun sequence includes these proteins:
- the NAT9 gene encoding alpha/beta-tubulin-N-acetyltransferase 9 isoform X4 — protein sequence MARESPWGRGGSLGKGAGTGLRRGTELTVGGVVLGLAQVMGVSVINLSAWLQVATMRLNQNILLLGKKVALVPYTSEHVPRYHEWMKSEELQRLTASEPLTLEQEYEMQRSWRDDADKCTFIVLDAEKWQAQLGPSEESCMAGDVNLFLTDPGDPSLGEIEVMIAEWYPYLQAS from the exons ATGGCTCGCGAGAGTCCCTGGGGGCGGGGAGGTTCGCTGGGAAAAGGGGCTGGAACAGGTTTAAGACGCGGCACAGAATTAACCGTAGGGGGCGTTGTCTTAGGACTGGCGCAAGTGATGGGAGTTTCGGTGATAAATCTTAGTGCTTGG CTGCAGGTTGCCACCATGAGGCTGAATCAGAACATCTTGCTGCTGGGGAAGAAGGTGGCGCTGGTCCCCTACACCTCAGAGCATGTGCCCAG GTACCACGAGTGGATGAAATCGGAGGAGCTGCAGCGTTTGACGGCCTCGGAGCCACTAACCCTGGAGCAGGAGTATGAGATGCAGCGCAGCTGGCGGGACGACGCGGACA AGTGTACCTTCATTGTACTGGATGCAGAGAAGTGGCAGGCCCAGCTGGGCCCCAGCGAGGAGAGCTGCATGGCGGGAGATGTGAACCTCTTCCTCACGGATCCCGGGGACCCCTCCTTGGGGGAGATCGAGGTCATGATTGCAG